The following coding sequences are from one Lolium rigidum isolate FL_2022 chromosome 6, APGP_CSIRO_Lrig_0.1, whole genome shotgun sequence window:
- the LOC124664192 gene encoding germin-like protein 8-14 — MANAMLIPVILSFLILPFSAMALTQDFCVADLPRGDTPAGYSCKAHVSADDFYYNGLAVAGNTNNLFKATFTPASVNQFPGVNGLGISAARVDIGVGGVVPPHTHPAATELIFVTEGTIVAAFISSDSNTVYTKTLNKGDIMVFPQGLLHYQYNIGASPAVLLVAFSGPNPGLQFIAFAVFGNNLPSDVVKKPTFLNDAQVKNFKMMLGGTA, encoded by the coding sequence ATGGCCAACGCAATGCTGATCCCTGTGATCCTTTCCTTCCTCATCTTGCCCTTCTCCGCCATGGCCCTAACCCAGGACTTCTGCGTCGCTGACCTGCCCCGCGGTGACACGCCGGCGGGATACTCATGCAAGGCCCACGTCAGTGCCGATGACTTCTACTACAACGGTCTTGCCGTCGCCGGCAACACCAACAACCTCTTCAAGGCCACTTTCACGCCGGCCTCCGTCAATCAGTTCCCCGGGGTCAATGGCCTGGGCATCTCAGCCGCCAGGGTCGATATAGGCGTGGGAGGTGTCGTGCCGCCGCACACCCACCCGGCCGCCACCGAGCTCATCTTCGTCACGGAGGGCACCATCGTCGCCGCATTCATCAGCTCTGACTCCAACACCGTCTACACCAAGACACTCAACAAGGGCGACATCATGGTCTTCCCCCAGGGCCTGCTCCACTACCAGTACAACATCGGCGCCTCGCCCGCCGTCTTGCTCGTCGCCTTCAGCGGACCCAACCCTGGTCTCCAATTCATCGCCTTCGCGGTCTTTGGCAACAACCTGCCCTCCGACGTCGTCAAGAAGCCGACCTTCTTGAACGATGCGCAGGTCAAGAACTTTAAGATGATGCTCGGCGGCACCGCCTAA